In Streptomyces nodosus, one DNA window encodes the following:
- the ilvC gene encoding ketol-acid reductoisomerase produces the protein MAELFYDADADLSIIQGRKVAVIGYGSQGHAHALSLRDSGVDVRVGLHEGSASKAKAEEQGLRVVTPAEAAAEADVIMILVPDPIQGKVYEESIAPNLKDGDALFFGHGFNIRFGFIKPPAGVDVCMVAPKGPGHLVRRQYEEGRGVPCIVAVEQDASGNGFALALSYAKGIGGTRAGVIKTTFTEETETDLFGEQAVLCGGTAALVKAGFETLVEAGYQPEIAYFECLHELKLIVDLMYEGGLEKMRWSISETAEWGDYVTGPRIITDATKAEMKKVLAEIQDGSFAQNWMDEYHGGLKNYNEYKQQDSEHLLETTGKELRKLMSWVNEEA, from the coding sequence GTGGCCGAGCTGTTCTACGACGCTGACGCCGACCTGTCCATCATCCAGGGCCGCAAGGTCGCGGTCATCGGCTACGGCAGCCAGGGCCACGCCCACGCGCTGTCGCTGCGGGACTCCGGCGTCGATGTCCGCGTCGGTCTGCACGAGGGCTCCGCGTCCAAGGCGAAGGCCGAGGAGCAGGGGCTGCGCGTGGTGACCCCGGCGGAGGCCGCCGCCGAGGCCGACGTGATCATGATCCTGGTGCCGGACCCGATCCAGGGCAAGGTCTACGAGGAGTCCATCGCCCCGAACCTGAAGGACGGCGACGCGCTGTTCTTCGGCCATGGCTTCAACATCCGCTTCGGCTTCATCAAGCCCCCGGCCGGTGTGGACGTGTGCATGGTCGCCCCCAAGGGCCCGGGCCACCTGGTGCGCCGCCAGTACGAGGAGGGCCGCGGCGTCCCGTGCATCGTCGCGGTGGAGCAGGACGCCTCCGGCAACGGCTTCGCGCTGGCGCTGTCGTACGCGAAGGGCATCGGCGGCACCCGCGCCGGCGTCATCAAGACCACCTTCACCGAGGAGACCGAGACCGACCTCTTCGGTGAGCAGGCCGTGCTGTGCGGTGGCACCGCCGCGCTGGTCAAGGCCGGTTTCGAGACCCTGGTCGAGGCGGGCTACCAGCCGGAGATCGCCTACTTCGAGTGCCTGCACGAGCTGAAGCTGATCGTCGACCTCATGTACGAGGGCGGCCTGGAGAAGATGCGCTGGTCGATCTCCGAGACCGCCGAGTGGGGCGACTACGTCACCGGTCCGCGCATCATCACCGACGCCACCAAGGCCGAGATGAAGAAGGTGCTCGCCGAGATCCAGGACGGTTCGTTCGCGCAGAACTGGATGGACGAGTACCACGGCGGTCTGAAGAACTACAACGAATACAAGCAGCAGGACTCCGAGCACCTGCTGGAGACCACCGGCAAGGAGCTGCGCAAGCTCATGAGCTGGGTCAACGAGGAGGCCTGA
- a CDS encoding acetolactate synthase large subunit — MTEQATGAHHPHPRPRSGGQQSAPEHVTGAKSLIRSLEEVGVDTVFGIPGGTILPAYDPMMDSDRVRHVLVRHEQGAGHAATGYAQATGKVGVCMATSGPGATNLVTPIADANMDSVPLVAITGQVVSEAIGTDAFQEADIVGITMPITKHSFLVTKPEDIPRTIAEAFHIASTGRPGPVLVDIPKDVLQMRTTFSWPPVMDLPGYRPVTKPHAKQIREAAKLITSARRPVLYVGGGVLKSRATAELKVLAELTGAPVTTTLMALGAFPDSHPQHVGMPGMHGSVTAVTALQKSDLIVALGARFDDRVTGKLDSFAPGAKIVHADIDPAEIGKNRVADVPIVGDAREVIADLIQAVQKEHAEGHRGDYTAWWKDLDRWRETYPLGYDLPEEEGTLSPQQVIERIGRLAPEGTIFAAGVGQHQMWAAHFIQYDRPASWLNSGGAGTMGYAVPAAMGAKAGAPDQTVWAIDGDGCFQMTNQELTTCALNNIPIKVAIINNGALGMVRQWQTLFYNQRYSNTVLHSGPAEAGGSGGQQGAGTRVPDFVKLSEAMGCHAIRCESPEDLDKVIEEANSINDRPVVVDFIVHEDAMVWPMVAAGTSNDEIMAARDVRPDFGDNEDD, encoded by the coding sequence ATGACCGAGCAGGCCACCGGGGCCCATCACCCGCATCCGCGGCCCCGATCCGGAGGACAGCAGTCCGCGCCCGAGCACGTCACGGGTGCGAAGTCCCTCATCCGCTCGCTCGAGGAGGTCGGGGTCGACACCGTATTCGGCATTCCGGGCGGCACGATCCTTCCCGCGTACGACCCGATGATGGACTCCGACCGGGTGCGCCATGTGCTCGTCCGTCATGAACAGGGCGCGGGCCACGCGGCCACGGGTTACGCCCAGGCGACCGGCAAGGTCGGCGTCTGCATGGCCACTTCGGGTCCCGGTGCCACCAACCTGGTGACGCCGATCGCCGACGCCAACATGGACTCGGTGCCGCTGGTCGCGATCACCGGCCAGGTCGTCTCCGAGGCTATCGGCACGGACGCCTTCCAGGAGGCGGACATCGTCGGTATCACGATGCCGATCACCAAGCACAGCTTCCTGGTCACCAAGCCCGAGGACATCCCGAGGACGATCGCGGAGGCGTTCCACATCGCCTCGACCGGTCGGCCCGGCCCGGTGCTCGTCGACATTCCGAAGGACGTGCTGCAGATGCGGACGACCTTCTCCTGGCCGCCGGTCATGGACCTGCCCGGCTACCGCCCGGTCACCAAGCCGCACGCCAAGCAGATCCGTGAGGCCGCCAAGCTGATCACCTCCGCCCGGCGGCCCGTCCTCTACGTCGGCGGCGGCGTCCTGAAGTCCCGCGCCACCGCCGAGCTCAAGGTCCTCGCGGAACTCACCGGAGCGCCCGTCACCACCACCCTGATGGCGCTCGGCGCATTCCCCGACAGCCACCCGCAGCACGTGGGAATGCCGGGCATGCACGGTTCGGTCACCGCCGTCACCGCGCTGCAGAAGTCCGACCTGATCGTCGCCCTCGGAGCCCGCTTCGACGACCGCGTCACCGGCAAGCTGGACAGCTTCGCCCCGGGCGCCAAGATCGTCCACGCCGATATCGACCCGGCCGAGATCGGCAAGAACCGCGTCGCCGACGTGCCGATCGTCGGTGACGCCCGCGAGGTCATCGCCGACCTGATCCAGGCCGTCCAGAAGGAGCACGCCGAGGGCCACCGGGGCGACTACACCGCCTGGTGGAAGGACCTCGACCGCTGGCGCGAGACCTATCCGCTCGGCTACGACCTGCCCGAGGAGGAGGGCACGCTCTCCCCGCAGCAGGTCATCGAGCGGATCGGCCGGCTCGCCCCCGAGGGCACGATCTTCGCGGCGGGCGTCGGCCAGCACCAGATGTGGGCGGCGCACTTCATCCAGTACGACCGGCCCGCCAGCTGGCTGAACTCCGGCGGCGCCGGGACCATGGGCTACGCGGTTCCGGCCGCCATGGGCGCCAAGGCCGGCGCCCCGGATCAGACGGTCTGGGCGATCGACGGCGACGGCTGCTTCCAGATGACCAACCAGGAACTGACCACCTGCGCCCTCAACAACATCCCGATCAAGGTCGCCATCATCAACAACGGCGCTCTCGGGATGGTCCGCCAGTGGCAGACCCTGTTCTACAACCAGCGGTACTCCAACACGGTCCTGCACTCGGGCCCGGCCGAGGCCGGCGGTTCCGGCGGCCAGCAGGGCGCCGGCACCCGGGTCCCCGACTTCGTCAAGCTGTCGGAGGCCATGGGCTGCCACGCGATCCGCTGCGAGTCCCCGGAGGATCTCGACAAGGTCATCGAGGAGGCGAACTCCATCAACGACCGACCGGTCGTCGTGGACTTCATCGTCCACGAGGACGCGATGGTGTGGCCGATGGTCGCCGCCGGCACCTCCAACGACGAGATCATGGCCGCCCGGGACGTCCGCCCCGACTTCGGCGACAACGAAGACGACTGA
- a CDS encoding proline dehydrogenase family protein, which translates to MLGPVILAASRSDRMRRLISAAPVTKQVVDRFIPGESVDQIVPIIRELTGRGLELTMDVVGEDITNPGQAEAARDAYLKLIDHLKVLDLGTRAEMSVKLSMFGQALDGGHELALANVRPVVEAAAAIGTTVTLDAEDHTTLDSMFAIHDELRKDFPQTGCVIQAYLFRTEDDARRLAGNGSRVRIVKGAYKEPASVAYQQKAEIDKAYVRILKTLMEGKGYPMIGSHDPRLISIAQELGRRAGRKLDEYEFQMLYGIRSEEHLRLAAEGHRMRVYTAYGTDWYGYFMRRLAEKPANLRFFARSMISKG; encoded by the coding sequence GTGCTGGGTCCCGTGATTCTCGCCGCGTCGCGCAGCGACCGCATGCGCCGACTGATCTCGGCCGCCCCGGTGACCAAGCAGGTCGTCGACCGCTTCATCCCCGGCGAGAGCGTCGATCAGATCGTCCCGATCATCCGTGAGCTCACCGGCAGGGGCCTGGAGCTCACCATGGACGTCGTCGGCGAGGACATCACGAACCCCGGACAGGCCGAGGCCGCACGGGACGCGTACCTGAAGCTGATCGACCACCTCAAGGTGCTGGACCTGGGCACCAGGGCCGAGATGTCCGTCAAGCTCTCCATGTTCGGGCAGGCGCTGGACGGGGGCCACGAGCTGGCGCTCGCCAATGTCCGCCCGGTCGTCGAGGCCGCCGCCGCGATCGGTACGACGGTCACCCTGGACGCCGAGGACCACACCACCCTCGACTCGATGTTCGCCATCCACGACGAGCTGCGGAAGGACTTCCCCCAGACGGGCTGTGTGATCCAGGCCTATCTCTTCCGCACCGAGGACGACGCCCGCCGGCTGGCCGGGAACGGCAGCCGGGTGCGTATCGTGAAAGGCGCGTACAAGGAGCCCGCGTCGGTCGCCTACCAGCAGAAGGCCGAGATCGACAAGGCGTATGTGCGCATCCTGAAGACCCTCATGGAGGGCAAGGGATACCCGATGATCGGCTCCCACGACCCGCGGCTGATCTCCATCGCACAGGAACTCGGCCGGCGCGCCGGGCGCAAGCTGGACGAGTACGAGTTCCAGATGCTGTACGGCATCCGCAGCGAGGAGCATCTGCGGCTGGCCGCCGAGGGGCACCGGATGCGGGTCTACACCGCGTACGGCACCGACTGGTACGGCTACTTCATGCGCCGGCTCGCCGAGAAGCCGGCCAACCTGCGCTTCTTCGCCCGCTCGATGATCAGCAAGGGCTGA
- the serA gene encoding phosphoglycerate dehydrogenase produces MSSKPVVLIAEELSPATVDALGPDFEIRHCNGADRAELLPAIADVDAILIRSATKVDAEAVAVARKLKVVARAGVGLDNVDVSAATKAGVMVVNAPTSNIVTAAELACGLLVSTARNIPQANAALKNGEWKRSKYTGVELAEKTLGVVGLGRIGALVAQRMSAFGMKIVAYDPYVQPARAAQMGVKVVSLDELLETSDFITVHLPKTPETVGLIGDEALHKVKPSVRVVNAARGGIVDEEALYSALKEGRVAGAGLDVYAKEPCTDSPLFELDQVVCTPHLGASTDEAQEKAGIAVARSVRLALAGELVPDAVNVQGGVIAEDVKPGLPLAEKLGRIFTALAGEVAVRLDVEVYGEITQHDVKVLELSALKGVFEDVVDETVSYVNAPLFAQERGVEVRLTTSSEATDHRNVVTVRGTLSDGEEVSVSGTLAGPKHHQKIVAVGEYDVDLALAEHMLVLRYTDRPGVVGTLGRILGEAGFNIAGMQVSRAIAGGEALAVLTVDDTVPPNVLAEVAEEIGATSARSVNLV; encoded by the coding sequence GTGAGCTCGAAACCCGTCGTACTCATCGCTGAAGAGCTGTCGCCCGCGACCGTCGACGCCCTCGGCCCCGACTTCGAGATCCGGCACTGCAACGGCGCGGACCGCGCCGAGCTGCTGCCCGCGATCGCCGACGTCGACGCCATCCTGATCCGCTCCGCGACCAAGGTCGACGCCGAGGCCGTCGCCGTCGCCCGCAAGCTGAAGGTCGTGGCCCGCGCCGGCGTCGGCCTCGACAATGTGGACGTCTCCGCCGCCACCAAGGCGGGCGTGATGGTCGTCAACGCCCCCACCTCGAACATCGTGACCGCGGCCGAGCTGGCCTGCGGTCTGCTGGTCTCCACCGCCCGCAACATCCCGCAGGCCAACGCCGCGCTGAAGAACGGCGAGTGGAAGCGCAGCAAGTACACCGGCGTGGAGCTCGCCGAGAAGACCCTCGGCGTGGTCGGCCTCGGCCGGATCGGCGCGCTGGTCGCCCAGCGCATGTCCGCCTTCGGCATGAAGATCGTCGCCTATGACCCCTATGTGCAGCCCGCCCGGGCGGCGCAGATGGGCGTCAAGGTGGTCTCGCTGGACGAGCTCCTCGAGACGTCCGACTTCATCACCGTCCATCTGCCGAAGACCCCCGAGACCGTGGGGCTGATCGGCGACGAGGCGCTGCACAAGGTCAAGCCGAGCGTCCGCGTCGTCAACGCCGCACGCGGCGGGATCGTCGACGAGGAGGCCCTCTACTCGGCGCTCAAGGAGGGCCGGGTCGCGGGCGCGGGCCTCGATGTGTACGCCAAGGAGCCGTGCACGGACTCCCCGCTGTTCGAGCTGGACCAGGTCGTCTGCACCCCGCACCTGGGCGCCTCCACGGACGAGGCGCAGGAGAAGGCCGGTATCGCGGTCGCCAGGTCGGTGCGCCTGGCGCTCGCCGGTGAGCTGGTGCCCGACGCGGTGAACGTCCAGGGCGGGGTCATCGCCGAGGACGTCAAGCCCGGTCTGCCGCTCGCCGAGAAGCTCGGCCGCATCTTCACCGCGCTGGCGGGCGAGGTCGCGGTCCGGCTCGATGTCGAGGTGTACGGCGAGATCACCCAGCACGATGTCAAGGTGCTCGAACTGTCCGCGCTCAAGGGCGTGTTCGAGGACGTGGTGGACGAGACGGTCTCCTATGTCAATGCGCCGCTCTTCGCCCAGGAGCGCGGTGTCGAAGTGCGCCTGACCACCAGCTCCGAGGCCACGGACCACCGCAATGTGGTCACCGTGCGCGGCACCCTCTCGGACGGCGAGGAGGTCTCGGTGTCCGGCACCCTGGCCGGCCCGAAGCACCACCAGAAGATCGTGGCGGTCGGCGAGTACGACGTGGACCTGGCGCTCGCCGAGCACATGCTCGTCCTGCGCTACACCGACCGCCCCGGCGTGGTCGGCACGCTGGGCCGCATCCTCGGCGAGGCCGGCTTCAACATCGCCGGCATGCAGGTGTCCCGCGCGATCGCCGGCGGCGAGGCCCTCGCGGTCCTCACGGTCGACGACACGGTCCCGCCGAACGTCCTGGCGGAGGTGGCCGAGGAGATCGGCGCGACCTCCGCACGCTCGGTGAACCTGGTCTGA
- a CDS encoding MFS transporter → MTNPTSTTGPLGPGSAPAPAGRREWTALSVLMLPLLLVSMDVSVLYFAIPEISADLEPSGTQQLWIFDVYAFVLAGLLMTMGVLGDRVGRRKLLLFGAAAFGAASLTAAYANSAETLIAARAVLGLGGATLMPSTMALVRTMFTDPGQRAKAIGIWSGVMTGGIALGSVLSGVLVQYFWWGSVFLVNLPAMALLLVLGPILLPESKNPAPGRFDLLSVPLSMAAVLPVIYGLKEMPSQGVRPLYIVSILVGLLLAALFVRRQRTTASPMIPPALFRARGFAPAVVLNLVSTFAMMGSAFFTTQYLQSVLGKSALEAALWSLLPSVPIGLAAPVAAVLVQKGVDRAHVVTAGFAIAASGFGMLALTGTDSLQLVLAACGVLASGIVMVMSQMTDLALGAAPVEQAGTASSLLETGSEFGGALGMAVLGSIGTAIYRHRIPSSAPAPAQETLGGALAVAGQLPGRAGEALVTTAREAFTGGMHGAAVAAAAVLVLSAVAATPLRRSHAGEASPVAQDEVAQAAEDGA, encoded by the coding sequence ATGACGAATCCGACGAGCACGACCGGCCCCCTCGGCCCGGGATCCGCCCCGGCCCCGGCGGGCCGCCGCGAATGGACCGCCCTCAGCGTGCTGATGCTGCCGCTGCTGCTGGTCTCGATGGACGTCTCGGTCCTGTACTTCGCCATCCCGGAGATCAGCGCCGACCTGGAGCCCAGCGGTACCCAGCAGCTCTGGATCTTCGACGTCTATGCGTTCGTCCTGGCCGGCCTGCTGATGACGATGGGGGTCCTCGGTGACCGCGTCGGCCGCCGCAAGCTGCTGCTGTTCGGTGCCGCCGCCTTCGGTGCCGCCTCGCTGACGGCCGCGTACGCGAACAGCGCCGAAACCCTGATCGCCGCCCGCGCGGTCCTCGGCCTCGGCGGCGCGACCCTGATGCCCTCGACGATGGCGCTGGTCCGGACGATGTTCACCGACCCCGGCCAGCGGGCGAAGGCGATCGGCATCTGGTCCGGTGTGATGACCGGCGGCATCGCGCTCGGCTCCGTGCTCAGCGGCGTACTGGTGCAGTACTTCTGGTGGGGCTCGGTCTTCCTGGTCAATCTGCCCGCGATGGCGCTGCTGCTGGTGCTGGGCCCGATCCTGCTGCCCGAGTCGAAGAACCCGGCGCCCGGCCGCTTCGACCTCCTCAGCGTGCCGCTGTCGATGGCGGCGGTGCTTCCCGTGATCTACGGCCTGAAGGAGATGCCCTCACAGGGCGTACGTCCGCTGTACATCGTCTCGATCCTCGTCGGGCTGCTCCTCGCCGCCCTCTTCGTCCGCCGTCAGCGCACCACGGCCTCCCCGATGATCCCGCCGGCCCTCTTCCGTGCCCGGGGTTTCGCCCCCGCGGTGGTCCTCAACCTCGTCTCCACGTTCGCCATGATGGGCTCCGCGTTCTTCACCACGCAGTATCTGCAGTCCGTGCTCGGCAAGAGCGCGCTGGAGGCGGCCCTGTGGTCGCTGCTGCCGTCGGTGCCGATCGGGCTGGCGGCTCCGGTGGCGGCGGTCCTCGTGCAGAAGGGGGTCGACCGGGCGCACGTCGTGACGGCGGGCTTCGCGATCGCGGCCTCGGGCTTCGGGATGCTGGCCCTGACCGGGACGGACTCGCTCCAGCTGGTGCTGGCCGCGTGCGGGGTGCTGGCCTCGGGCATCGTGATGGTCATGTCCCAGATGACCGATCTGGCGCTGGGTGCGGCCCCGGTGGAGCAGGCCGGCACGGCCTCGTCGCTGCTGGAGACGGGGTCGGAGTTCGGGGGCGCGCTGGGCATGGCCGTCCTCGGCTCCATCGGTACGGCGATCTACCGCCACCGGATCCCGTCCTCCGCGCCCGCCCCGGCCCAAGAGACCCTCGGCGGCGCGCTCGCGGTCGCCGGACAGCTGCCGGGACGTGCGGGCGAGGCCCTGGTGACCACGGCGCGGGAGGCCTTCACCGGCGGAATGCACGGGGCGGCGGTCGCCGCGGCGGCGGTGCTGGTTCTTTCGGCGGTCGCGGCGACACCTCTGCGCCGGAGCCATGCCGGGGAGGCCTCGCCCGTCGCGCAGGACGAGGTGGCCCAGGCGGCTGAGGACGGGGCCTGA
- the ilvN gene encoding acetolactate synthase small subunit, whose protein sequence is MSKHTLSVLVENTPGILARIAALFSRRGFNIDSLAVGVTEHPDISRITIVVNVEELPLEQVTKQLNKLVNVLKIVELEPSHAVQRELVLVKVRADNETRSQVVEIVQLFRAKTVDVAPEAVTVEATGSSDKLEAMLKMLEPFGIKELVQSGTIAIGRGSRSITDRSLRALDRSA, encoded by the coding sequence ATGTCCAAGCACACCCTCTCGGTCCTCGTCGAGAACACGCCCGGCATCCTCGCCCGGATCGCCGCCCTGTTCTCCCGCCGCGGATTCAACATCGACTCGCTCGCGGTCGGTGTCACCGAGCACCCCGACATCTCCCGCATCACCATCGTGGTGAATGTCGAGGAACTGCCGCTCGAACAGGTCACCAAGCAGCTCAACAAGCTGGTCAACGTCCTGAAGATCGTCGAACTGGAGCCGTCGCACGCCGTTCAGCGGGAACTCGTTCTGGTGAAGGTGCGCGCCGACAACGAGACGCGCTCCCAGGTCGTCGAGATCGTCCAGCTGTTCCGCGCCAAGACCGTCGACGTCGCCCCGGAGGCCGTCACCGTCGAGGCCACCGGGTCCAGTGACAAGCTGGAGGCCATGCTGAAGATGCTGGAGCCGTTCGGCATCAAGGAACTGGTCCAGTCCGGCACGATCGCGATCGGCCGCGGCTCCCGTTCGATCACCGACCGCTCCCTGCGCGCCCTCGACCGGTCGGCCTAG
- a CDS encoding TetR/AcrR family transcriptional regulator, whose protein sequence is MGHREDLLEGAKRCLLEKGFLRTTARDIVKESGTNLASIGYHYGSKDALLVQAYVSLIEGMGDGFEPGWGAGGPTEAPPGSLERFREVWGNVIRAVPQSRAIWLLSFELVLQGDRLSEVRRMLSEAEEEGRSGLVALFSGVPEEQLDKETLDTEGRFYQTLLQGLMVQWLFDPEAATAADQLTEGLRRVMVAAGPDGPSAQA, encoded by the coding sequence ATGGGACACCGTGAGGATCTGCTCGAGGGCGCCAAGCGCTGCCTGCTGGAGAAGGGCTTCCTGCGCACCACGGCGCGCGACATCGTCAAGGAGTCGGGGACCAACCTGGCGTCGATCGGGTACCACTACGGCTCGAAGGACGCACTGCTGGTGCAGGCGTATGTCTCCCTGATCGAGGGGATGGGGGACGGTTTCGAGCCCGGCTGGGGAGCGGGCGGGCCCACCGAGGCGCCGCCCGGCTCGCTGGAGCGCTTCCGGGAGGTCTGGGGGAACGTCATCCGCGCGGTGCCGCAGTCGCGGGCGATCTGGCTGCTGAGCTTCGAACTCGTCCTCCAGGGCGACCGGCTGTCCGAGGTGCGCAGGATGCTCAGCGAGGCGGAGGAAGAGGGCCGTTCGGGGCTCGTGGCCCTGTTCAGCGGTGTCCCGGAGGAGCAGCTGGACAAGGAGACGCTGGACACCGAGGGCCGCTTCTACCAGACCCTTCTGCAAGGCCTCATGGTGCAGTGGCTGTTCGACCCGGAGGCCGCGACCGCCGCCGACCAGCTCACCGAGGGGCTGCGCAGGGTGATGGTGGCGGCCGGTCCGGATGGGCCTTCTGCCCAGGCCTAG
- a CDS encoding PucR family transcriptional regulator, with protein sequence MRENRLVVDVFKAGQGDYQELVDEISALLGAPATLENRDFELIAFAAYDSDGEFDEASLDPVRTRSILTRRSTAAVRRWFEGFGIARATGPVRIPPTPEAGVYRGRICLPVRHRGVVHGYVWLLADEPGPSEAQLSAAMQITARIGNLLADEAQAGADLTRELRAVLTAPPGWRQDMAVAELRTALGTRADGLHTLVCVAPWTPADPDEAPTARTIPAGAALCTVPWGGGPDGFSPMGEGQSLALLVRLRSAHVPTPALTAATRLLREATDGSGRTAAGVADARHGLDELGTAWQEASGAARAALAEPRLGPVAQWSAIGPYRLLTSLPPRVADDPAVRILFSPAHRELARTAEVFLDCAGQAGRAAAELGIHRQTLYYRLSRVEQLTGLDLDEGEDRLLLHMALKNARL encoded by the coding sequence ATGCGGGAGAATCGCCTTGTGGTGGATGTGTTCAAGGCAGGACAAGGCGATTACCAGGAGCTCGTCGACGAGATCTCGGCGCTGCTCGGCGCCCCCGCGACCCTGGAGAACCGGGACTTCGAGCTGATCGCCTTCGCCGCCTACGACAGCGACGGCGAGTTCGACGAGGCGTCCCTCGACCCGGTGCGCACCCGTTCGATCCTCACCCGCCGCTCCACGGCGGCGGTGCGCCGGTGGTTCGAGGGTTTCGGCATCGCCCGCGCCACCGGACCGGTGCGCATTCCGCCCACCCCGGAGGCGGGGGTCTACCGGGGACGGATCTGTCTGCCCGTACGCCATCGGGGTGTGGTCCACGGGTATGTGTGGCTGCTGGCCGACGAGCCGGGGCCCTCCGAGGCGCAGCTGTCCGCGGCGATGCAGATCACCGCGCGCATCGGGAATCTGCTCGCGGACGAGGCACAGGCCGGTGCGGATCTGACGCGGGAACTGCGCGCGGTCCTCACCGCGCCGCCCGGCTGGCGGCAGGACATGGCGGTGGCGGAACTGCGCACGGCACTGGGCACACGGGCCGACGGACTGCACACACTGGTCTGTGTCGCCCCCTGGACGCCGGCCGACCCCGACGAGGCCCCCACGGCCCGTACGATCCCGGCCGGGGCCGCTCTGTGCACGGTGCCGTGGGGAGGGGGCCCCGACGGGTTCTCCCCCATGGGTGAGGGGCAGAGCCTGGCCCTGCTGGTGCGGCTGCGCTCGGCCCATGTGCCGACCCCGGCGCTGACGGCGGCCACCCGGCTGCTCCGGGAGGCCACGGACGGCTCCGGGCGGACGGCGGCCGGGGTGGCCGACGCCCGTCATGGCCTCGACGAGCTGGGCACCGCCTGGCAGGAGGCATCGGGGGCGGCCCGCGCGGCGCTGGCGGAGCCCCGGCTGGGACCGGTCGCACAGTGGTCGGCCATCGGACCGTACCGTCTGCTGACCTCGCTGCCGCCCCGGGTGGCCGACGACCCTGCCGTACGGATCCTGTTCTCCCCCGCCCACCGCGAACTCGCCCGCACGGCCGAGGTGTTCCTGGACTGCGCCGGCCAGGCGGGCCGCGCGGCGGCCGAACTGGGCATCCACCGCCAGACCCTGTACTACCGCCTGTCCCGCGTGGAACAGCTCACCGGCCTGGACCTGGACGAGGGCGAGGACCGGCTGCTGCTGCACATGGCCCTGAAGAACGCCCGGCTCTAG